In one Candidatus Nealsonbacteria bacterium genomic region, the following are encoded:
- the gatA gene encoding Asp-tRNA(Asn)/Glu-tRNA(Gln) amidotransferase subunit GatA, whose product MELINLTIKKVHQGLLKKEFSAVELTKAYLEKIKKEDKKIHSFLTVSEDSALSEAKKVDEMISKEKEISFLAGSPVAIKDNILVEGIKCTAGSKILENYIAPYDATCIKELKEQGAVILAKTNLDEFAMGSSTENSAFGPTKNPIDLTRVPGGSSGGSAAAVAANFCLFALGSDTGGSIRQPASFCGLVGLKPTYGSVSRYGLIAFASSLDQIGPITKTVQDCKIVFDVIKGKDPLDSTSVESKISNIQYPISNLVIGVPKEYFVEGTDPEVIKLIKKAIKKYEKEGAKIEEVSLPHTEYALPCYYIIAPSEASANLARYDGIKYGYSISNNPTIKQSNNLLNVYLKSRGEGFGNEVRRRIMLGTYALSSGYYEAYYVRAQKVRTLIKKDFDKAFEKVDVIFTPTSPTPAFKLGERAKDPLQMYLSDIFTASVNLAGLPAISVSCGRVQNLPVGLQIIGKPFEEEKIMNIAEVLEKEYI is encoded by the coding sequence ATGGAATTAATAAATCTTACAATAAAAAAAGTTCACCAAGGTCTATTAAAAAAAGAATTTTCGGCAGTAGAATTAACCAAAGCATATTTAGAAAAGATTAAAAAAGAAGATAAAAAAATTCATTCTTTTTTAACTGTTTCTGAAGATTCAGCTCTCTCTGAAGCAAAAAAGGTAGATGAGATGATTTCTAAAGAAAAGGAAATTTCTTTCCTTGCAGGAAGTCCGGTAGCTATAAAAGATAATATCTTGGTGGAGGGAATAAAATGTACTGCAGGTTCTAAGATTTTAGAAAATTACATAGCTCCCTATGATGCTACTTGTATAAAGGAATTAAAGGAACAAGGAGCTGTAATTTTGGCCAAAACAAATCTGGATGAGTTTGCAATGGGTTCTTCTACAGAGAATTCTGCTTTTGGTCCGACGAAAAACCCGATTGATTTAACCAGAGTACCTGGAGGCTCTTCAGGAGGGTCAGCTGCTGCAGTAGCTGCCAATTTTTGCCTTTTTGCTTTAGGTTCTGATACAGGAGGTTCAATCAGACAACCTGCTTCTTTTTGTGGCCTGGTTGGCTTAAAACCTACTTATGGTTCTGTATCAAGATATGGCTTGATTGCTTTTGCTTCTTCTTTAGACCAGATAGGACCCATTACAAAAACGGTTCAAGATTGTAAAATTGTATTTGATGTTATAAAAGGAAAGGACCCATTAGATTCTACTTCAGTCGAATCTAAAATTTCCAATATTCAATATCCAATTTCCAATTTAGTTATTGGTGTTCCCAAAGAGTATTTTGTTGAAGGGACTGACCCTGAAGTGATAAAATTAATAAAAAAGGCAATAAAAAAATATGAAAAAGAAGGAGCTAAAATTGAAGAAGTTAGTCTTCCTCATACAGAATATGCTTTACCGTGTTATTATATAATTGCTCCTTCTGAAGCTAGTGCCAATCTTGCTCGTTATGATGGAATTAAATACGGATACTCAATATCCAACAATCCAACAATCAAACAATCCAACAATTTATTGAATGTTTATTTAAAAAGTAGGGGAGAAGGTTTTGGAAATGAGGTGAGAAGAAGAATAATGTTAGGGACATATGCTCTGTCCTCGGGTTATTATGAAGCTTATTATGTAAGAGCCCAAAAAGTTAGAACATTAATTAAAAAAGATTTTGATAAAGCCTTTGAAAAAGTCGATGTTATTTTTACTCCTACTTCTCCAACCCCTGCATTTAAATTAGGAGAGAGAGCCAAAGACCCCTTACAAATGTATTTATCTGATATTTTCACTGCCTCTGTTAATTTAGCTGGATTGCCTGCAATATCCGTTTCCTGCGGTAGAGTTCAAAATTTACCTGTTGGCTTGCAAATTATTGGGAAGCCCTTTGAGGAGGAAAAGATAATGAATATAGCTGAGGTTTTGGAAAAAGAATATATTTAA
- the pheS gene encoding phenylalanine--tRNA ligase subunit alpha, whose translation MKKINLKNIEKRAEKEIKKSQNLTELNDVYKQYLGKKGELSLVLRSLKKMPKKKRVKVGKEANKLKAVLEEKIVKKSLKIKEKAGVRREKEEFFDITIPGKKPAVGHLHPLTQTKIEIEKIFQSMGFSIIEGPELENEWYNFDALNFPKNHPARDMQDTLFIKQRNRENLPSRNKFLMRTQTSPVQVRYMEKNQPPLRIIVPGRVFRHEATDARHEINFYQVEGLMVDKTISVANFKAIAKKFFKQFFKKDLKVRLRPGYFPFTEPSFEVDVQCAICNGKGCSTCGQSGWLEVFPGGMVHPNVFKNSGLSPKNWQAFAFGMGMDRMAMLKYKINDIRLFYGGDLRFLNQF comes from the coding sequence ATGAAAAAAATTAACTTAAAAAACATTGAAAAAAGGGCTGAAAAAGAGATAAAAAAGAGCCAAAATTTAACTGAGTTGAACGATGTTTATAAACAATATTTAGGAAAGAAAGGTGAACTTTCCCTGGTTTTGCGTTCTCTGAAAAAGATGCCAAAGAAAAAAAGAGTAAAGGTTGGGAAAGAAGCAAATAAGCTTAAAGCTGTTTTAGAAGAGAAGATTGTTAAAAAAAGCCTGAAAATTAAAGAAAAGGCAGGTGTAAGGAGAGAAAAAGAGGAGTTTTTTGATATTACAATCCCCGGGAAAAAGCCGGCTGTTGGTCATTTACACCCCTTGACCCAGACTAAAATAGAAATCGAAAAGATATTCCAGTCAATGGGCTTTTCAATTATTGAGGGTCCTGAGCTTGAAAATGAGTGGTATAACTTTGATGCTTTGAATTTTCCCAAAAACCATCCAGCTCGAGATATGCAAGATACTTTGTTTATAAAGCAAAGGAATAGAGAAAATCTTCCTTCTCGAAATAAGTTTTTAATGAGAACCCAAACTTCTCCTGTTCAGGTTCGTTACATGGAAAAGAATCAGCCTCCTTTAAGAATTATTGTTCCTGGCAGGGTATTTAGGCACGAGGCAACTGATGCCAGACATGAGATTAATTTTTACCAGGTTGAAGGATTAATGGTTGATAAAACAATTTCTGTTGCTAATTTTAAAGCAATAGCAAAAAAATTTTTCAAACAATTTTTTAAGAAAGATTTAAAAGTTCGCCTTCGACCGGGTTATTTTCCCTTTACAGAACCTTCTTTTGAAGTAGATGTTCAGTGTGCAATATGTAATGGGAAAGGTTGCAGTACTTGTGGTCAGAGTGGATGGTTAGAGGTTTTTCCGGGAGGGATGGTTCATCCTAATGTTTTCAAGAATTCTGGTTTAAGCCCTAAAAACTGGCAGGCTTTTGCTTTTGGTATGGGTATGGATAGAATGGCTATGCTTAAATATAAAATCAATGATATTAGGTTGTTTTATGGAGGCGACCTCAGATTTTTAAATCAATTTTAA
- the gatC gene encoding Asp-tRNA(Asn)/Glu-tRNA(Gln) amidotransferase subunit GatC, which translates to MISKKEVQHVANLARLGLSEKEMEEMQKELSAILDYIEKLKEVDISGVDFFISSGKLKNVMREDKEDEKSKLKNKKLLELAPEEKGGYLKVKQIL; encoded by the coding sequence ATGATTTCCAAAAAAGAAGTTCAACATGTAGCTAATCTTGCCAGATTAGGATTGAGTGAAAAAGAAATGGAGGAAATGCAAAAAGAGCTATCTGCGATCTTAGATTATATCGAGAAATTAAAAGAAGTTGATATTTCAGGTGTTGATTTTTTTATTTCTTCAGGAAAGCTTAAGAATGTAATGAGAGAAGACAAAGAGGATGAAAAATCAAAACTAAAAAATAAAAAATTATTAGAATTAGCACCCGAAGAAAAGGGCGGATACCTGAAGGTAAAACAGATACTTTAA
- the pheT gene encoding phenylalanine--tRNA ligase subunit beta, whose product MLFSYNWLQSFFKKKLPKANKLAEVLTMHSFEVEEVEKIGKDWVLDIDILPNRGPDCFSHLGIAREISAVLDTKLRFEDYSLKEGKYRAKDFIELKVKSKKDCLRYTARVVTDVKIAPSPKWLRDRLKILGLKPINNVVDIANYVMLETGQPLHAFDLDKILDQKIIIRRAKKGEKIITLDNERYKLNKDILVISDVKDPLAIAGIKGGKKAEITKKTKVIVLESANFNPRVVRKGSKKIDLKTDASWRFEHGLDLNLTEFGINGAAYLIGKIAGGKICKGLVDFYPKKVSIKKIKLDLDYVESLLGVRISTSRIKNILKRLGFKFLKSSTNQLMIEIPSFRLDVSIPEDLIEEIGRIYGYEKIPSVFPKAALIPPERNLNVFWEDMTKNILKEAEFTEIYSSSFINKEEAKLFGYRNFQLIETENPISADFQYLRPSLIPKVLKSFQENQKFLPANRLSSRRWQASFNDIRIFELGKIFKNEKDKEKTALTGLMTGEVFYEAKGVIDLLLNNLGISDIWYDQYQPTPEESKAFVWNSKRRAEIKIGNEEVGFLGEISSKITEALKLNAKVVIFDFDFEKLQELVSEEQEFRPISPYPSAVRDIAVLVPRDVLVEEVLNKIEGTGLNLIKDVDLFDIYEGEEIAEGKKNLAFHIIYQAEDRTLTSKEIDDIQEKIIKVLEKDPEWEVRK is encoded by the coding sequence ATGCTTTTTTCTTATAACTGGTTACAATCATTTTTTAAGAAAAAACTGCCAAAAGCCAATAAATTAGCAGAGGTTTTAACAATGCACAGCTTTGAGGTTGAAGAGGTAGAAAAAATAGGAAAGGATTGGGTTTTAGATATTGATATTTTGCCCAATAGGGGACCTGATTGTTTTTCTCATTTAGGTATTGCTCGAGAGATTTCTGCTGTTTTAGATACTAAATTAAGATTTGAAGACTATTCTTTAAAAGAGGGAAAATATAGAGCAAAGGATTTTATAGAACTAAAAGTTAAAAGCAAAAAAGACTGTTTAAGGTATACAGCCAGAGTTGTTACAGATGTCAAGATAGCTCCTTCTCCAAAATGGCTTCGGGACAGATTAAAGATTTTAGGTTTAAAACCGATTAATAATGTGGTTGATATTGCAAATTACGTGATGTTGGAAACAGGTCAGCCATTACACGCTTTTGATTTGGATAAAATTTTAGACCAAAAGATAATTATCAGGAGAGCTAAAAAAGGAGAAAAAATTATTACTTTAGACAATGAAAGATATAAATTAAATAAGGATATTTTAGTTATTTCGGATGTAAAAGACCCTTTGGCAATTGCCGGGATAAAAGGCGGGAAAAAGGCCGAGATAACAAAAAAAACAAAAGTTATTGTGTTAGAGTCTGCTAATTTTAATCCAAGAGTTGTTCGTAAGGGTTCCAAAAAAATAGATTTGAAAACAGATGCTTCATGGAGATTTGAACATGGTTTGGATTTGAATTTAACCGAATTTGGAATAAATGGAGCAGCTTATTTGATTGGAAAGATTGCCGGAGGCAAAATCTGTAAGGGATTGGTTGATTTTTACCCTAAAAAAGTTTCAATAAAGAAAATTAAATTAGATTTAGATTATGTCGAGAGTTTGCTGGGAGTTAGAATTTCAACAAGCAGAATAAAAAATATTCTAAAGCGACTTGGTTTTAAATTTCTCAAATCATCAACCAATCAACTTATGATAGAGATTCCTAGTTTTAGACTGGATGTTTCAATTCCTGAGGATTTAATTGAGGAAATTGGAAGGATTTATGGTTATGAGAAAATTCCTTCTGTTTTTCCTAAAGCTGCTTTGATTCCGCCTGAAAGAAATCTTAATGTTTTCTGGGAAGATATGACAAAAAATATATTAAAGGAAGCAGAATTTACTGAGATTTATAGCTCTTCTTTTATTAATAAGGAAGAAGCTAAATTATTCGGTTATAGAAATTTTCAGTTGATTGAGACAGAGAATCCGATTAGTGCTGACTTTCAGTATTTAAGGCCAAGTTTGATTCCAAAAGTTCTAAAAAGCTTTCAGGAGAATCAAAAGTTCCTGCCCGCCAATCGCTTGAGCTCAAGGCGATGGCAGGCGAGTTTCAATGATATTAGAATTTTTGAGCTGGGAAAGATTTTCAAAAATGAAAAAGATAAAGAAAAAACAGCTCTCACAGGTTTAATGACAGGTGAGGTATTTTATGAGGCAAAAGGTGTTATAGATTTGCTTTTGAATAATTTGGGAATAAGCGATATTTGGTATGACCAATATCAACCAACACCAGAAGAATCAAAAGCTTTTGTCTGGAATTCCAAAAGGCGTGCTGAGATTAAGATAGGTAATGAGGAAGTCGGTTTTCTGGGAGAGATTTCTTCTAAAATTACAGAGGCCTTAAAATTAAACGCTAAAGTAGTGATTTTTGATTTTGATTTTGAAAAACTACAAGAACTTGTTTCAGAAGAACAGGAATTTAGACCAATTTCTCCTTATCCATCTGCTGTCAGAGATATAGCGGTTTTGGTTCCGAGAGATGTTTTAGTTGAGGAGGTTTTAAATAAAATTGAGGGAACTGGTCTTAATCTGATTAAAGATGTTGACCTTTTTGACATTTACGAAGGAGAAGAAATAGCTGAGGGAAAAAAGAATTTGGCTTTTCATATAATTTATCAAGCAGAAGACAGAACACTAACTTCAAAAGAAATAGATGATATTCAAGAGAAAATAATTAAAGTCTTAGAAAAAGATCCTGAATGGGAGGTAAGGAAATAA